In one Cronobacter dublinensis subsp. dublinensis LMG 23823 genomic region, the following are encoded:
- the rpoS gene encoding RNA polymerase sigma factor RpoS yields MNQNTLKVHDLNEDAEFDENGVEAFDEKALVEEEPSDNDLAEEELLSQGSTQRVLDATQLYLGEIGYSPLLTAEEEVYFARRALRGDVASRRRMIESNLRLVVKIARRYSNRGLALLDLIEEGNLGLIRAVEKFDPERGFRFSTYATWWIRQTIERAIMNQTRTIRLPIHIVKELNVYLRTARELSHKLDHEPSAEEIAEQLDKPVDDVSRMLRLNERITSVDTPLGGDSEKALLDILADEKDNGPEDTTQDDDMKQSIVKWLFELNAKQREVLARRFGLLGYEAATLEDVGREIGLTRERVRQIQVEGLRRLREILQAQGLNIEALFRE; encoded by the coding sequence ATGAATCAGAATACGCTGAAAGTTCATGACTTAAATGAAGACGCGGAATTTGATGAGAACGGAGTAGAGGCTTTTGACGAAAAAGCCTTGGTAGAAGAGGAACCCAGTGATAATGACCTGGCTGAAGAAGAGCTGCTGTCGCAGGGTTCAACACAGCGTGTATTAGATGCTACTCAGCTGTATCTGGGCGAGATCGGTTATTCGCCGCTGTTAACGGCTGAAGAAGAAGTTTACTTTGCGCGCCGCGCTCTGCGTGGTGACGTCGCCTCCCGCCGTCGCATGATCGAAAGTAACCTGCGTCTGGTGGTGAAGATTGCCCGTCGTTACAGCAATCGTGGTCTGGCGCTGCTGGATCTGATTGAAGAGGGCAACCTGGGGCTGATCCGCGCTGTTGAGAAATTTGACCCGGAACGCGGGTTCCGTTTCTCAACCTACGCGACCTGGTGGATTCGTCAGACCATCGAACGGGCAATCATGAACCAAACCCGTACGATTCGCCTGCCGATTCACATCGTGAAAGAGCTGAACGTCTATCTGCGTACTGCGCGTGAACTGTCCCATAAACTGGACCACGAGCCGAGCGCAGAAGAGATTGCTGAACAGCTGGACAAACCGGTTGATGACGTTAGCCGTATGCTGCGCCTGAACGAGCGTATTACCTCTGTTGACACCCCGCTGGGTGGCGATTCAGAGAAAGCGCTGCTGGACATCCTGGCCGATGAGAAAGACAACGGCCCGGAAGACACCACGCAGGACGATGACATGAAACAGAGCATCGTCAAATGGCTGTTCGAACTGAACGCCAAACAGCGTGAAGTCCTGGCGCGTCGTTTCGGTCTGCTCGGTTACGAAGCGGCAACGCTTGAAGATGTTGGTCGTGAAATCGGCCTGACTCGTGAACGCGTTCGCCAGATTCAGGTTGAAGGTCTCCGTCGTCTGCGTGAAATCCTGCAGGCTCAGGGACTGAACATCGAAGCGCTGTTCCGCGAATAA
- the nlpD gene encoding murein hydrolase activator NlpD, whose protein sequence is MSAGSPTFTARRVAALSLISLCLAACNSNNSSAPAPVSSVGGSASSNSAGASAGTGGGMIMPPSNISTQSRPAPVQPAPVQPQISQPRQAQVIPEQPVETQNGRIVYNRKYGNIPKGSYTGGSTYTVKRGDTLFYIAWITGNDFRDLAQRNHIEAPYGLNVGQTLQVGNASGTPITGGNAITQADASAQGIVSKPAQNTSTVVASKPTIIYSEDSGEQSANKMLPGNVSSGAVVAPSTAPAVSTPEPTVSSTTNSAPVATWRWPTEGNVIENFSAAEGGNKGIDIAGSKGQAIVATAEGRVVYAGSALRGYGNLIIIKHNDDYLSAYAHNDTMLVREQQEVKAGQKIATMGSSGTSSTRLHFEIRYKGKSVNPLRYLPQR, encoded by the coding sequence ATGAGCGCGGGAAGCCCAACCTTCACAGCACGCCGTGTCGCGGCGCTGTCACTGATTTCGCTTTGTCTGGCGGCATGTAATTCAAATAACTCCTCCGCACCGGCGCCTGTCAGTTCCGTCGGCGGCAGCGCGAGCAGCAACAGCGCAGGCGCCAGCGCCGGGACAGGCGGCGGGATGATTATGCCGCCGTCGAACATCTCGACGCAGAGCCGCCCGGCGCCGGTCCAGCCTGCGCCCGTTCAGCCGCAGATAAGCCAGCCGCGTCAGGCGCAGGTCATCCCCGAACAGCCGGTGGAGACGCAAAATGGCCGCATTGTTTACAACCGCAAGTATGGGAATATTCCGAAAGGCAGCTATACCGGCGGCAGCACCTATACCGTGAAACGCGGTGATACGCTGTTTTATATCGCCTGGATAACCGGGAACGATTTCCGTGATTTGGCGCAGCGTAACCATATTGAAGCCCCGTACGGCCTGAATGTCGGGCAGACGCTGCAGGTGGGCAACGCATCCGGTACGCCGATCACAGGTGGCAATGCAATTACACAAGCTGATGCAAGCGCACAAGGAATTGTCTCAAAACCTGCGCAAAATACCAGCACGGTGGTTGCGTCGAAACCGACAATTATTTACTCTGAGGATTCAGGTGAACAGAGTGCTAACAAAATGTTGCCTGGGAATGTGAGCTCTGGGGCAGTCGTAGCTCCTTCCACAGCGCCTGCTGTTAGCACTCCAGAACCGACCGTAAGCAGCACCACCAACAGTGCACCTGTCGCTACCTGGCGCTGGCCGACTGAAGGCAACGTTATCGAGAACTTCTCCGCCGCAGAAGGGGGGAACAAAGGGATCGATATCGCAGGCAGCAAAGGACAGGCTATCGTCGCAACCGCAGAGGGTCGCGTCGTGTATGCCGGTAGTGCGCTTCGCGGTTACGGTAATCTTATTATCATCAAACACAACGATGATTACCTGAGTGCCTACGCCCATAACGACACTATGCTGGTCCGGGAACAACAAGAAGTTAAGGCGGGGCAAAAAATCGCTACCATGGGTAGCTCCGGAACCAGTTCAACACGCTTGCATTTTGAAATTCGTTACAAGGGGAAATCCGTAAACCCGCTGCGCTATTTGCCGCAGCGATAA
- a CDS encoding protein-L-isoaspartate(D-aspartate) O-methyltransferase, with product MVNNRVQTLLNQLRAQGIKDERVLEAISRVPREKFVDEAFEHKAWENVALPIGSGQTISQPYMVARMTELLTLTPASRVLEIGTGSGYQTAILAHLVHHVCSVERIKSLQWHARRRLKQLDLHNVSTRHGDGWQGWQARAPFDAIIVTAAPPEIPTALLSQLDEGGILVLPVGDEQQVLKRVRRRGSEFIIDTVEAVRFVPLVKGELA from the coding sequence ATGGTAAACAATCGTGTTCAGACCCTTCTCAATCAACTGCGTGCTCAGGGCATCAAAGATGAACGCGTGCTTGAGGCAATCTCTCGCGTGCCGCGCGAAAAGTTTGTCGATGAAGCGTTTGAGCACAAAGCCTGGGAAAATGTCGCGCTGCCGATTGGGTCCGGGCAGACCATTTCTCAGCCTTATATGGTGGCGCGCATGACGGAGCTTCTGACGCTCACGCCCGCCTCCAGGGTGCTGGAAATCGGCACCGGCTCCGGCTACCAGACGGCGATTCTGGCCCATCTGGTGCATCACGTCTGCTCGGTTGAGCGCATCAAAAGCCTGCAATGGCACGCCAGACGGCGTTTGAAGCAGCTCGATCTTCACAACGTTTCAACGCGTCACGGTGACGGCTGGCAGGGGTGGCAGGCGCGCGCCCCGTTTGACGCCATCATCGTGACGGCCGCACCGCCTGAGATCCCGACGGCACTTCTGTCGCAGCTGGACGAGGGCGGCATTCTGGTTCTTCCCGTGGGCGACGAACAGCAGGTGTTAAAGCGCGTTCGTCGGCGGGGGAGCGAATTTATTATCGACACCGTAGAAGCCGTACGCTTTGTGCCCCTGGTGAAAGGGGAGCTGGCGTAA
- the surE gene encoding 5'/3'-nucleotidase SurE codes for MRILLSNDDGIHAPGIQALAKALREFADVQVVAPDRNRSGASNSLTLESSLRTFTYPNGDIAVQMGTPTDCVFLGVNALMRPRPDVVVSGINAGPNLGDDVIYSGTVAAAMEGRHLGLPALAVSLNGHEHYDTAAAVTCTLLRALAREPLRTGRILNVNVPDLPLEQIKGIRVTRCGSRHPADKVIPQEDPRGNTLYWIGPPGDKLDAGPDTDFAAVDEGYVSVTPLHVDLTAYNAQDVVTRWLTSAGVNGQW; via the coding sequence ATGCGGATATTGTTAAGTAACGATGACGGGATCCACGCGCCAGGCATTCAGGCGCTGGCGAAGGCGCTGCGTGAGTTCGCCGACGTCCAGGTGGTGGCCCCCGACCGCAATCGTAGCGGCGCGTCTAACTCGTTAACGCTAGAATCTTCGCTTCGTACGTTTACCTACCCCAACGGCGATATCGCGGTACAGATGGGCACACCCACCGACTGCGTGTTCCTCGGCGTCAACGCGCTGATGCGCCCGCGCCCGGATGTCGTCGTCTCCGGCATTAACGCCGGGCCGAATCTCGGCGATGACGTGATTTATTCCGGCACCGTGGCCGCGGCAATGGAAGGCCGCCATCTCGGGCTGCCTGCGCTGGCGGTTTCGCTGAACGGCCATGAGCATTACGACACCGCCGCCGCCGTCACCTGCACGCTGTTACGCGCGCTGGCGCGTGAGCCGCTGCGCACCGGACGTATTCTCAACGTGAATGTGCCCGACCTGCCGCTTGAGCAGATCAAAGGCATTCGCGTCACCCGCTGCGGCAGCCGCCATCCGGCGGACAAAGTCATTCCCCAGGAAGATCCGCGCGGCAATACGCTCTACTGGATAGGCCCGCCGGGGGACAAGCTCGACGCCGGTCCGGACACTGATTTCGCGGCGGTAGACGAAGGTTACGTCTCCGTGACGCCGCTGCATGTCGATTTAACCGCGTACAACGCGCAGGATGTGGTCACCCGCTGGTTGACCAGCGCCGGAGTAAACGGCCAATGGTAA
- a CDS encoding DUF1493 family protein, producing the protein MTGTDDVLAFFRKALPTLADLRFREIPLELDDALQDYAEPDDLLVAINQYDQHFHVDMSVMNWDRYFPWKQPWFFRKWFTRKPVVQTAKPLTVHMFAQSAKAGRWLFE; encoded by the coding sequence ATGACAGGCACTGACGACGTTCTGGCTTTCTTTCGCAAGGCATTGCCCACGCTTGCCGATCTCAGGTTCCGTGAAATCCCGCTCGAACTGGATGATGCGTTGCAGGACTATGCGGAGCCTGACGATCTGCTGGTAGCCATTAACCAGTACGATCAACATTTTCATGTCGATATGTCAGTAATGAACTGGGATCGCTATTTTCCGTGGAAACAGCCGTGGTTCTTTCGAAAATGGTTCACCCGTAAACCTGTCGTGCAGACGGCGAAACCGCTGACCGTACACATGTTTGCGCAATCCGCCAAAGCCGGGCGCTGGCTGTTTGAATAA
- the truD gene encoding tRNA pseudouridine(13) synthase TruD, which yields MSDFKTLRWLHGQPQGQGKLKASPTDFQVVEDLGFAPDGEGEHLLVRIRKTGCNTRFVADALAKFLGIAAREVSFAGQKDKHAVTEQWLCARLPGKEMPAMRAFTPEGCEVLEFARHRRKLRLGALKGNRFLLVLRDITHRDDVEQRLSLIAEQGVPNYFGPQRFGIGGSNIFQAQRWAQTGQPPRERNKRSFALSAARSLMFNQLVSARLENLDFNQVIDGDALQLAGRGSWFVATPEELPELQARVDSGELLITAALPGSGDWGPQRAALAFEQATLADQTELLTLLTREKVEAARRAMLLFPRDLRWQWQDDATLEASFWLPAGSFATSVIRELFTTVEEHADIGE from the coding sequence ATGAGTGATTTCAAAACGCTACGCTGGCTCCACGGCCAGCCGCAAGGGCAGGGGAAACTCAAGGCCAGCCCGACAGACTTTCAGGTCGTTGAGGATTTAGGCTTCGCGCCGGACGGCGAAGGCGAACACCTGCTGGTGCGCATTCGCAAAACCGGCTGCAACACCCGCTTTGTGGCCGATGCGCTGGCAAAGTTTCTCGGGATCGCGGCGCGCGAAGTCAGTTTCGCGGGCCAGAAAGATAAGCATGCGGTGACCGAACAGTGGCTGTGCGCGCGCCTGCCCGGCAAAGAGATGCCCGCGATGCGCGCGTTTACGCCGGAAGGCTGCGAGGTGCTGGAGTTCGCCCGCCATCGCCGCAAACTGCGTTTAGGGGCGCTTAAGGGCAACCGCTTTTTGCTGGTGCTGCGCGACATCACGCACCGCGACGACGTCGAACAGCGGCTGAGCCTGATTGCCGAACAGGGCGTGCCGAACTACTTCGGCCCGCAGCGTTTCGGGATTGGCGGTAGCAACATTTTCCAGGCGCAGCGCTGGGCGCAAACCGGCCAGCCGCCGCGCGAGCGCAATAAACGCAGTTTTGCGCTCTCTGCCGCGCGCAGCCTGATGTTTAACCAGCTGGTCAGCGCACGGCTCGAAAACCTCGATTTTAATCAGGTGATTGACGGCGACGCGCTACAGCTCGCCGGACGCGGCAGCTGGTTTGTCGCAACGCCAGAAGAGCTGCCCGAATTACAGGCGCGTGTGGACAGCGGCGAGCTGCTTATCACCGCCGCGTTGCCCGGTAGCGGCGACTGGGGCCCGCAGCGCGCGGCGCTGGCGTTCGAGCAGGCAACGCTTGCCGACCAGACTGAACTGCTGACGCTGCTGACCCGCGAAAAGGTCGAGGCCGCGCGTCGCGCGATGCTGCTGTTCCCGCGCGACCTGCGCTGGCAGTGGCAGGATGACGCGACGCTTGAGGCCAGCTTCTGGCTGCCGGCAGGCAGCTTCGCCACCAGCGTCATCCGGGAGCTGTTCACCACAGTGGAAGAGCACGCGGATATCGGCGAATAG